The Pimelobacter simplex genome window below encodes:
- a CDS encoding GntR family transcriptional regulator, translating to MARYREIADDLRRRITEGEFAVGDQLPSIAALQEHYDVPGLGTIRQAQQILFDQGMIVTRQGVGAFVVSAAPRTRTIDVVQRLKVARAAIDDALAALAEAAPVADETATTYRCGFCDATLSSSDQAELVAWADEHTDNEHPEDRDWPNTYSIYYPNHPPLQPPQVYYRWPGGKSNYSSERR from the coding sequence ATGGCCCGATACCGAGAGATCGCCGACGATCTGCGCCGCCGGATCACCGAGGGCGAGTTCGCTGTCGGTGATCAGCTGCCCTCCATCGCCGCGCTCCAGGAGCACTACGACGTGCCCGGTCTGGGCACCATCCGGCAGGCCCAACAGATCCTCTTCGACCAGGGCATGATCGTGACTCGCCAGGGCGTCGGAGCCTTCGTGGTCAGCGCCGCTCCTCGGACGCGCACGATCGACGTCGTCCAACGCCTCAAGGTCGCGCGCGCTGCGATCGACGACGCGCTTGCAGCCCTTGCCGAGGCTGCCCCGGTCGCGGACGAGACAGCGACCACCTACCGCTGTGGCTTCTGTGACGCGACGTTGTCCAGCTCGGATCAGGCCGAGCTCGTGGCCTGGGCCGACGAGCACACCGACAACGAGCACCCCGAAGATCGGGACTGGCCGAACACCTACTCGATCTACTACCCCAACCACCCGCCGCTCCAGCCGCCGCAGGTCTACTACCGCTGGCCCGGAGGGAAGTCGAACTACTCGAGCGAGCGCCGCTGA
- a CDS encoding RES domain-containing protein, whose translation MTEAPQLVVVDAAEQVWRVGFKPEPWAWSGWEWAGADGRFHGRWDDRQGNFRTIYAGSTLLACLLEVLAGFRPDPTLALELDDIEEDDEDAAMHPTARAGEISYSWLEPRSAASATLSGRFCAVTAAESIAALRPQFVALAHLLTLHDFDAAALKDGRPRALTQSVATYLHATTDLNGVTFASRHGDDLTLWAVFERAEDPAISRTLDAIEHQALSPEHPDAQEAFRILGLRWSTT comes from the coding sequence GTGACCGAAGCACCTCAGCTGGTCGTCGTCGACGCGGCCGAGCAGGTCTGGCGCGTCGGCTTCAAGCCGGAGCCCTGGGCCTGGTCGGGTTGGGAGTGGGCCGGTGCCGATGGCAGGTTCCACGGCCGCTGGGATGACAGGCAGGGCAACTTCCGCACCATCTACGCCGGATCCACGCTCCTTGCCTGCCTGCTCGAGGTCCTGGCCGGCTTCCGGCCCGACCCGACCCTCGCGCTCGAGCTCGACGACATCGAGGAGGACGACGAGGACGCCGCGATGCACCCGACGGCCCGGGCCGGGGAGATCTCCTACTCGTGGCTCGAGCCGCGCTCGGCGGCGAGCGCGACGCTGTCGGGTCGGTTCTGCGCGGTGACGGCCGCGGAGTCGATCGCGGCCCTGCGGCCGCAGTTCGTCGCGCTTGCGCACCTGCTGACCCTGCACGACTTCGACGCGGCCGCGCTCAAGGACGGGCGGCCGCGAGCGCTCACCCAGTCGGTGGCCACCTACCTGCACGCGACCACCGACCTCAACGGCGTCACGTTCGCCTCCCGCCACGGGGACGACCTCACGCTGTGGGCAGTGTTCGAGCGAGCCGAGGACCCCGCGATCAGCCGAACACTCGACGCGATCGAGCACCAGGCCCTCTCCCCCGAGCACCCGGACGCCCAGGAGGCCTTCCGGATCCTCGGCCTCAGGTGGTCGACCACCTGA
- a CDS encoding DUF3883 domain-containing protein produces the protein MTSQDSNARLVELIRDGLTRADDAGLARVPLKLYPAEQQDELLTLLHAYLWDTAAPYDDAWHRSPGNIMTLWAELLEIGTETRHRLIPLRTDLVKLLTERGLGYRTHPRSVPVLVREYSGVLEPPVHPGDPRETSSTIAVGAWGAGFGDPATNRQVELAAEDTVQRHYEAAGWTITRVAHLKCGWDLTATRHDEERHLEVKGVSSSMPSVLLTRNELRAAETDPDWSLAVVTGALTDPTLVEYERQTVVAAADPSVYRVNLSP, from the coding sequence GTGACCTCACAGGACTCCAACGCCCGGCTGGTCGAGCTGATCCGCGACGGCCTAACGCGAGCTGACGACGCCGGCCTCGCGCGCGTCCCGCTCAAGCTCTACCCGGCCGAGCAGCAAGACGAGCTCCTGACCCTCCTGCACGCCTACCTGTGGGACACCGCAGCGCCCTACGACGATGCCTGGCACCGCTCCCCGGGCAACATCATGACCCTGTGGGCGGAGTTGCTCGAGATCGGCACAGAGACGCGCCACCGCCTGATCCCGCTCCGCACCGACCTGGTCAAGCTCCTCACTGAGCGCGGCCTCGGCTACCGGACACACCCACGATCGGTGCCGGTGCTGGTCCGGGAGTACAGCGGTGTCCTCGAGCCCCCCGTTCACCCCGGCGACCCGCGCGAGACCTCGAGCACGATCGCGGTCGGCGCGTGGGGAGCCGGCTTCGGGGACCCCGCCACGAATCGCCAGGTCGAGCTGGCCGCCGAGGACACGGTCCAACGCCACTACGAGGCAGCAGGATGGACGATCACTCGCGTCGCGCACCTCAAGTGCGGCTGGGATCTCACCGCAACGCGCCACGACGAGGAACGCCACCTCGAGGTCAAAGGCGTCTCCAGCTCCATGCCCTCGGTGCTCCTGACCCGCAACGAGCTGCGCGCCGCTGAGACCGATCCCGACTGGTCCTTGGCCGTGGTGACCGGCGCCCTCACCGACCCCACACTTGTCGAGTACGAACGGCAGACCGTCGTGGCGGCCGCCGACCCGTCCGTCTACCGGGTCAACCTGTCCCCGTGA